The following proteins are encoded in a genomic region of Drosophila willistoni isolate 14030-0811.24 chromosome 3R, UCI_dwil_1.1, whole genome shotgun sequence:
- the LOC6651071 gene encoding probable methyltransferase-like protein 23, producing the protein MRFHMNSGSDDNEIAAASSTEHIRKFIFSSDAGKLEIKIPELLQGAYSFYTWPCAPVLAYFLWERRETLAGMRILELGSGTALPGILAAKCNAQVVLTDNCILPKSLAHIRKSCLANQLQPGVDIDVVGLSWGLLLNSVFRLPALDLIIAADCFYDPSVFEDIIVTVAFLLERNCNAKFIFTYQERSADWSIEALLKKWKLQALPINVNMDDLGKGSGVDLMESMGGHTIHLLEITRCEKSIPLINDL; encoded by the exons ATGCGTTTTCACATGAACAGCGGCAGTGATGATAATGAAATTGCGGCAGCCAGCAGCACGGAACATATACGAAAGTTTATCTTCAGCAGCGACGCTGGAAAACTGGAAATCAAAATTCCAGAG TTGCTACAGGGTGCCTACTCCTTCTACACATGGCCTTGTGCTCCAGTCCTGGCCTATTTTTTGTGGGAACGACGTGAAACGCTGGCAGGGATGCGTATATTAGAGCTAGGAAGTGGCACCGCCCTTCCGGGAATTCTAGCGGCAAAGTGCAACGCTCAAGTCGTTCTCACAGATAATTGCATCCTTCCCAAATCTCTGGCTCATATACGCAAATCCTGCCTCGCAAATCAACTGCAGCCCGGAGTCGATATTGATGTCGTCGGCCTAAGCTGGGGCCTCTTACTGAACAGTGTCTTTCGTCTGCCTGCTTTGGATTTGATTATAGCTGCCGATTGTTTTTACGATCCCAGCGTTTTCGAGGACATCATTGTTACAGTAGCCTTTCTCTTGGAACGCAACTGCAATGCAAAATTCATTTTCACCTATCAGGAACGAAGTGCCGACTGGTCAATTGAGGCGCTGCTAAAGAAGTGGAAACTACAGGCGCTGCCCATTAACGTCAACATGGACGATTTAGGAAAAGGTTCGGGGGTAGATTTAATGGAATCTATGGGAGGGCATACCATACATTTGCTTGAGATTACACGATGCGAGAAGTCAATTCCGTTAATAAACGATTTATGA
- the LOC26529178 gene encoding inhibitor of nuclear factor kappa-B kinase subunit beta, translating to MALSKWRSFNEWHFQKKLGSGGFGEVLLWRNASTGQSVATKHIREPISLGADQQIKLHERWQKEYNWTRDFPELDSIVSGIRLEEKHLEFVQYLNRTHACKLPVIILEYCDGGDVRKRLQLPENANGLCELEVRSILGSMRKALDFLHFKCKVCHRDLKPDNIVIQRGRNGKKIYKLTDFGLARQSPDKTMLQSVVGTRHYFAPEVLETGKYNNSVDYWSLGIIAYETSTGNLPFIPHQTPRVILQQLLLKKDQKYIAITEDPVTNQFEFHTKLPLENKLTPCWSEKLEQWLTLALETDYRKRAATDEVQSELPIVFKKLDEILQIKVLTIFVISNYKCLGYIISQNMTMVDLSKLISKDTGIPEKKVCFILPTGHPHKTLTLTTRPSDLYVEDWLDTSQEANSSPVMLYVVHANDEVTLQAGEPKISNSMKYYNTPDFRSNQSWVMQHFFLLVHHFASTEQKNLELLLLGLREYAMFLQDVLMQYRPWIDNLNEQRLKAAGAYEFVKRHLKIVGNPPSLEWLELEKKWTETLKAVDKTIKHYESNVTNSKEKEDKSLQLCKTWVKKDAYNVTSLQQICGRGNELKNYIIDTVIMRDKFLKNPDINYIYTSLLKLNVHCDKLVKTLKSCHKKLNESQDILHKMLGMLMPQAQPESPALFELSSLMNHLSVDVSVNSVEDSGTDELIRDSLRLERLMRGNMETDQM from the exons ATGGCGTTGTCAAAATGGCGCAGTTTTAATGAATGGCATTTCCAAAAGAAGCTTGGATCGGGTGGATTCGGGGAGGTGCTTCTTTGGAGAAATGCATCCACGGGCCAAAGCGTTG CTACAAAACATATCAGAGAACCGATATCATTGGGTGCCGATCAACAGATTAAACTGCATGAGCGCTGGCAGAAGGAGTATAATTGGACGCGCGATTTCCCTGAGTTGGACAGCATAGTGTCAGGCATTCGGCTGGAAGAGAAACATCTGGAATTTGTCCAATATTTAAATCGGACCCATGCATGCAAATTGCCAGTGATTATATTAGAGTACTGCGATGGTGGCGATGTGCGAAAGCGTCTGCAGCTTCCTGAGAACGCCAATGGCTTGTGTGAACTGGAGGTTAGGTCGATTTTGGGATCAATGCGTAAGGCCTTGGATTTCCTACATTTCAAATGCAAAGTTTGTCATAGGGATTTAAAGCCGGACAACATAGTCATCCAACGAGGTCGCAATGGTAAAAAGATCTATAAACTCACGGATTTCGGTCTAGCCCGCCAATCGCCCGACAAAACTATGCTTCAGAGTGTAGTTGGCACTCGGCACTACTTCGCGCCCGAGGTTTTAGAAACTGGCAAGTACAACAATTCGGTGGATTACTGGTCATTGGGCATCATTGCCTATGAGACCAGCACTGGCAACTTGCCATTTATACCCCATCAAACGCCAAGAGTTATATTGCAACAATTGCTCTTGAAAAAAGATCAAAAATACATAGCTATTACCGAGGATCCTGTTAcaaatcaatttgaatttcaCACAAAGTTGCCTTTGGAGAATAAATTAACTCCGTGTTGGTCCGAAAAGCTGGAACAGTGGCTAACACTCGCCCTTGAAACTGACTATCGAAAACGAGCCGCAACTGATGAAGTACAATCCGAATTGCCAAtagttttcaaaaaattgGATGAGATTTTGCAGATAAAAGTCCTAACGATTTTTGTTATTAGCAACTACAAGTGCTTAGGTTACATAATCTCGCAGAACATGACCATGGTGGACTTGTCCAAACTCATTAGTAAAGATACCGGTATaccagaaaaaaaagtttgttttattCTTCCCACTGGTCATCCGCATAAAACGCTAACTTTGACCACTCGTCCCTCGGATCTGTATGTAGAGGATTGGTTGGACACCAGTCAAGAGGCCAACTCTTCACCAGTTATGCTGTACGTAGTCCATGCTAATGACGAAGTCACTCTTCAAGCCGGCGAACCAAAAATCTCAAATTCCATGAAATATTACAACACTCCTGATTTTCGAAGTAATCAATCTTGGGTAATgcagcatttttttttgctggtgCATCATTTTGCGAGTACCGAGCAGAAGAACTTGGAACTATTACTGCTGGGCCTACGAGAATACGCTATGTTTTTGCAGGATGTTCTTATGCAATATCGTCCATGGATTGATAATTTGAATGAGCAGAGACTGAAGGCTGCTGGAGCCTACGAATTTGTAAAGAGACATTTGAAAATTGTGGGCAAT CCTCCAAGCTTAGAATGGTTGGAATTGGAGAAAAAGTGGACGGAAACATTGAAGGCGGTCGATAAAACCATAAAGCACTATGAATCCAATGTTACCAACTCAAAGGAAAAGGAGGACAAATCTCTGCAACTATGTAAAACTTGGGTTAAGAAAGATGCATATAATGT cacaTCCTTGCAACAAATTTGCGGCAGGGGAAACGAGCTGAAGAACTATATCATTGATACAGTTATTATGCGGGATAAGTTCTTAAAAAATCCcgatataaattatatatataccagTCTTCTAAAGCTGAACGTACATTGTGATAAATTGGTTAAAACATTGAAGAGCTGTCacaaaaaactaaatgaaagTCAAGATATACTACACAAAATGTTAGGCATGCTGATGCCGCAGGCGCAACCAGAGTCACCGGCGTTGTTCGAATTAAGCAGCTTAATGAACCATTTGAGCGTCGATGTTTCAGTCAATTCTGTTGAAGATTCCGGTACAGATGAATTGATCAGGGATTCGCTGCGATTAGAGCGACT tATGCGGGGAAACATGGAGACTGATCAGATGTAG